One window from the genome of Frankiales bacterium encodes:
- a CDS encoding peptidoglycan DD-metalloendopeptidase family protein: protein MSGSKFYYGHMDTDLVHAGAHVRRGQVIGLMGDTGSPGAVHLHFEYWASGGESAAVDPAPLLRRLC, encoded by the coding sequence GTGAGCGGGTCGAAGTTCTACTACGGCCACATGGACACCGACCTCGTGCACGCCGGCGCCCACGTGCGCCGCGGCCAGGTCATCGGGCTCATGGGCGACACCGGCAGCCCCGGTGCCGTGCACCTGCACTTCGAGTACTGGGCCAGCGGCGGCGAGTCCGCCGCCGTGGACCCCGCCCCGCTGCTGCGCCGGCTCTGCTGA
- a CDS encoding DUF2510 domain-containing protein has translation MMPLFGSKGDSGGLRPDIAAARAAITNKGTVGISKAVDNLESLLAPGETVTAMTVANRGGPAILVVTDRRVLLSWHHVGNKSQTEVQLSQITAVNFESKWGATRSGALLIGTAGGALNAEGIFGKEGERIVTAIRRQMAAGSAPAGPATPPQSAASASPPPPPGVPAGWYLDSAAEVQRYWDGSGWTEHTAPMPSD, from the coding sequence GTGATGCCGCTTTTCGGAAGCAAGGGCGACAGCGGTGGCCTGCGTCCAGACATTGCAGCGGCCCGCGCTGCGATCACTAACAAGGGAACCGTCGGAATCAGCAAGGCCGTCGACAACCTGGAGTCTCTGCTCGCCCCGGGGGAAACCGTCACGGCAATGACGGTGGCCAATCGTGGCGGCCCGGCGATTCTGGTCGTCACCGACCGGCGAGTCCTGCTGTCCTGGCATCACGTCGGGAACAAGTCTCAGACCGAGGTGCAACTTTCCCAGATCACCGCCGTCAACTTCGAGAGCAAGTGGGGGGCTACGCGAAGCGGGGCTCTCCTGATCGGCACTGCAGGCGGTGCATTGAACGCAGAGGGCATCTTCGGTAAGGAGGGGGAGCGGATCGTCACGGCCATCCGCCGACAGATGGCAGCTGGCTCCGCACCGGCCGGCCCTGCAACACCTCCGCAGTCGGCTGCATCGGCATCACCACCTCCGCCCCCCGGTGTTCCCGCTGGCTGGTACCTCGACTCTGCCGCCGAGGTGCAGCGTTACTGGGACGGCTCCGGCTGGACTGAACACACAGCTCCGATGCCGTCCGACTGA
- a CDS encoding anti-sigma factor, protein MSSPIRLRLPASSAWVVLARTTATACCARLDFDIDRLEDVRLAVDEVVSMLIDRVEPGADLQCVFTPHDDGRLDIAISARTSRGSLPETGTFAWAVLTALVDDITATVDAHDVTVVLRTSRSAASAVEA, encoded by the coding sequence GTGAGCTCCCCGATCCGGCTGCGGCTCCCGGCGTCGAGCGCCTGGGTGGTCCTGGCCCGCACCACGGCCACCGCCTGCTGCGCCCGGCTCGACTTCGACATCGACCGGCTCGAGGACGTGCGGCTGGCCGTCGACGAGGTCGTGAGCATGCTCATCGACCGCGTGGAGCCCGGCGCGGACCTGCAGTGCGTGTTCACGCCGCACGACGACGGCCGGCTCGACATCGCGATCTCCGCGCGCACCTCGCGCGGGAGCCTGCCCGAGACCGGCACCTTCGCGTGGGCGGTGCTCACCGCCCTCGTCGACGACATCACCGCCACCGTCGACGCCCACGACGTCACCGTGGTGCTGCGCACGTCGCGGTCGGCGGCGAGCGCGGTCGAGGCATGA
- a CDS encoding uracil-DNA glycosylase, which translates to MVSIDFEALDGLPAEEADDIAAHAAARWPWYGVLPEPVKELHHVRQARHRGPVYPRDGLEFAALNATAFEDVRVVLLGIDPYPDERAAIGLAFSLPAGMPFGRRAAVRNLRKAVLHDFPIDSSPVPNLNGDLSAWAGQGVLLLNRALTYSPAEGTYGHAHIWETYTDRIIRLLDERPDPPVFVLLGEPAKRISPLIRYGAMVERCHPSAPGLQREFVASGLYREIDSHVSGERIDWWQ; encoded by the coding sequence GTGGTGAGCATTGACTTCGAGGCCCTGGACGGCCTGCCCGCCGAGGAAGCCGACGACATCGCCGCCCACGCTGCCGCTCGGTGGCCCTGGTACGGCGTGCTGCCAGAGCCGGTGAAGGAACTGCACCATGTACGACAGGCGCGGCACCGCGGTCCGGTGTACCCGAGGGACGGGCTGGAGTTCGCCGCGCTCAACGCGACGGCCTTCGAGGACGTGCGGGTGGTGCTTCTCGGCATCGACCCGTACCCGGATGAGCGGGCCGCCATCGGCCTTGCATTCAGCCTGCCCGCCGGGATGCCGTTTGGACGCCGTGCTGCGGTCCGTAACCTGCGCAAGGCCGTGCTCCACGACTTCCCAATCGACAGCAGCCCCGTGCCGAACCTGAATGGCGATCTGTCGGCCTGGGCAGGTCAGGGCGTGCTGCTGCTGAACCGTGCGCTGACCTACTCGCCCGCCGAGGGCACCTACGGTCACGCGCACATCTGGGAGACCTACACCGACCGGATCATCCGGCTGCTGGACGAGCGCCCGGATCCGCCCGTGTTTGTGTTGCTGGGTGAGCCCGCCAAGCGGATTAGCCCCCTGATCCGGTACGGCGCAATGGTCGAGCGATGCCACCCGAGTGCGCCAGGGCTCCAGCGTGAGTTCGTCGCCAGCGGTCTATACCGCGAGATCGACTCCCACGTGAGCGGCGAGCGGATCGATTGGTGGCAGTGA
- a CDS encoding PAS domain-containing protein, translated as MARFDDVARDRTDLSEADLDHLRALVADWTLLSDLAFADLVLWLPTWHGGGFVAADQVRPTTGPTVLFDDIVGQYAARGRRPLLDRAVAARAVVADRGVSGPAPVEAIPVIRSGRLLGVVERHSGLSGRDVGALEQHYLEAADELAVMVVDGTFPPAQPLARTGSPPRVGDGLVRVDPDGMVVFASPNARSAYHRLGLATDLLGVHLARTSAKLARRPGPVDEALAVVASGRAAGGAEVENAGAVVTLRGVPLRRSGVHVGALVLVRDATEIRRRDRQILSKDATIREIHHRVKNNLQTVAALLRLQARRIDTPEARAALEEAVRRVGAIAAVHETLAHTPGEKVDADEIADRLVALVRDMAVTSRAVSVTRVGSFGILSAEVVTPLAMALGELLQNAVEHGKGADVRLVAAREDGRLSVSVDDEGPGLPEGADPFATHRLGLQIVRTLVTEELGGTLELGPGPDGRGTRAQVVVPLGR; from the coding sequence GTGGCCAGGTTCGACGACGTCGCGCGGGACCGGACGGACCTGTCCGAGGCCGACCTCGACCACCTGCGCGCCCTGGTCGCGGACTGGACCCTGCTCTCGGACCTCGCCTTCGCCGACCTCGTGCTCTGGCTGCCCACGTGGCACGGCGGCGGCTTCGTGGCGGCGGACCAGGTGCGTCCCACCACCGGGCCGACCGTGCTCTTCGACGACATCGTGGGCCAGTACGCCGCGCGGGGACGCCGTCCCCTGCTCGACCGCGCGGTGGCCGCGCGGGCCGTCGTGGCCGACCGCGGCGTGTCCGGGCCGGCGCCCGTGGAGGCGATCCCGGTCATCCGGTCCGGCCGGCTGCTCGGCGTCGTGGAGCGCCACTCCGGGCTGTCCGGCCGCGACGTCGGGGCGCTCGAGCAGCACTACCTCGAGGCGGCCGACGAGCTGGCCGTGATGGTGGTGGACGGCACGTTCCCGCCCGCGCAGCCGCTGGCCCGCACCGGCTCTCCGCCCCGTGTGGGGGACGGGCTCGTGCGCGTCGACCCCGACGGGATGGTCGTCTTCGCCAGCCCCAACGCCCGCTCGGCCTACCACCGGCTCGGGCTGGCGACCGACCTGCTCGGCGTGCACCTCGCCCGCACGAGCGCCAAGCTCGCGCGCCGGCCGGGACCGGTCGACGAGGCGCTGGCCGTGGTCGCGTCCGGCCGCGCGGCCGGCGGCGCCGAGGTGGAGAACGCGGGTGCCGTGGTGACCCTGCGCGGCGTGCCGCTGCGCCGGTCCGGCGTGCACGTGGGGGCGCTGGTGCTGGTGCGCGACGCCACCGAGATCCGGCGCCGCGACCGGCAGATCCTGAGCAAGGACGCCACCATCCGCGAGATCCACCACCGCGTGAAGAACAACCTGCAGACCGTCGCCGCCCTGCTGCGGCTCCAGGCGCGCCGCATCGACACCCCGGAGGCCAGGGCCGCTCTCGAGGAGGCCGTGCGCCGCGTCGGCGCGATCGCCGCGGTGCACGAGACGCTCGCGCACACCCCGGGGGAGAAGGTCGACGCCGACGAGATCGCCGACCGGCTCGTCGCGCTCGTGCGCGACATGGCCGTCACCTCGCGCGCGGTGTCGGTCACCCGGGTGGGCTCCTTCGGCATCCTGTCCGCCGAGGTGGTCACCCCGCTGGCGATGGCCCTCGGCGAGCTGCTGCAGAACGCCGTGGAGCACGGCAAGGGCGCCGACGTGCGGCTGGTCGCCGCGCGCGAGGACGGCCGGCTCTCGGTGTCCGTCGACGACGAGGGGCCCGGCCTCCCCGAGGGCGCCGACCCGTTCGCCACCCACCGCCTGGGACTGCAGATCGTGCGCACGCTGGTGACCGAGGAGCTCGGCGGGACGCTGGAGCTGGGACCGGGCCCGGACGGGCGCGGCACGCGCGCCCAGGTGGTCGTGCCGCTGGGGCGCTGA
- a CDS encoding GNAT family N-acetyltransferase, which translates to MGPPLLPGADARGCAGRGSTRRRPVRAPGTPDDRARRYQGRIGPVPASASSPVPPAPGGPGHGSGLEIRPARPEEYAEAGALVETAYATGGLLDNDRGYGEHLRDVAGRADDHEVLVAVRDGRIVGSVTVTPYGTPQSEMAREGESEFRYLGVAPDARGTGVGEALVAACEERAAADGATRIVICVISDNTRAHRFYDRLGFARAPERDWVPVPEVTLWAFTREVGSAPAG; encoded by the coding sequence ATGGGTCCCCCGCTGCTGCCCGGAGCGGATGCTCGGGGGTGCGCCGGCCGGGGCAGCACTCGACGTCGGCCGGTGCGGGCGCCCGGGACCCCGGACGACCGGGCCCGACGCTACCAGGGCAGGATCGGGCCCGTGCCCGCCTCCGCCTCCTCCCCCGTCCCACCTGCGCCCGGCGGCCCGGGGCACGGCAGCGGCCTCGAGATCCGCCCGGCGCGCCCGGAGGAGTACGCCGAGGCCGGCGCCCTCGTGGAGACGGCGTACGCCACCGGCGGCCTGCTCGACAACGACCGCGGCTACGGCGAGCACCTGCGCGACGTCGCCGGGCGCGCGGACGACCACGAGGTGCTCGTCGCCGTGCGCGACGGCCGGATCGTGGGCTCCGTGACGGTGACGCCCTACGGCACGCCGCAGTCGGAGATGGCCCGCGAGGGCGAGTCGGAGTTCCGCTACCTCGGCGTCGCGCCCGACGCCCGGGGCACGGGGGTGGGCGAGGCGCTCGTGGCCGCGTGCGAGGAGCGGGCCGCAGCCGATGGGGCGACCCGCATCGTCATCTGCGTGATCTCGGACAACACCCGGGCGCACCGGTTCTACGACCGGCTGGGGTTCGCCCGCGCCCCCGAGCGCGACTGGGTCCCCGTCCCGGAGGTCACCCTGTGGGCCTTCACGCGCGAGGTGGGGTCGGCTCCGGCGGGCTGA
- a CDS encoding SigB/SigF/SigG family RNA polymerase sigma factor, whose protein sequence is MSAGDEDDRVASVPAQARRDDGQAAVTEPVTDGTGDETGTTTETETETATGTDSDADAEPGPDADAAVPEQRTSRWGPEQRRRERELIDVIASTPPDDPARRRARDELVTLHLPLVQYLARRFRDRGEPLEDLVQVGTIGLIKAVDRFEPERGLELSTYATPTIVGEIKRHFRDKGWAIRVPRRLQELRIALGRATAELAQKTGHSPTVAELAAHLEITEDEVIEGLEGAQAYSTHSLDAQLGDGSDDGVSLADRLGADDVDLEAVEYRESLKPLLAALPSRERRILALRFFHGMTQSQIAEEVGISQMHVSRLLARSLATLREGMTQDD, encoded by the coding sequence ATGAGCGCCGGCGACGAGGACGACCGCGTGGCGTCCGTGCCGGCGCAGGCGCGGCGCGACGACGGGCAGGCCGCGGTGACGGAGCCCGTCACCGACGGGACCGGCGACGAGACCGGCACCACCACCGAGACCGAGACCGAGACCGCCACGGGCACGGACAGCGACGCCGACGCCGAGCCGGGCCCGGACGCCGACGCCGCGGTCCCCGAGCAGCGCACCTCGCGGTGGGGACCCGAGCAGCGCCGCCGCGAGCGCGAGCTCATCGACGTCATCGCCTCGACCCCGCCGGACGACCCGGCACGCCGCCGGGCACGCGACGAGCTGGTCACGCTGCACCTGCCGCTGGTGCAGTACCTGGCGCGGCGCTTCCGCGACCGCGGCGAGCCGCTCGAGGACCTCGTGCAGGTGGGCACGATCGGACTGATCAAGGCCGTCGACAGGTTCGAGCCCGAGCGCGGGCTCGAGCTCTCGACGTACGCCACGCCCACGATCGTGGGCGAGATCAAGCGCCACTTCCGCGACAAGGGCTGGGCCATCCGCGTGCCCCGCCGGCTCCAGGAGCTGCGCATCGCGCTGGGCCGGGCCACCGCCGAGCTCGCGCAGAAGACCGGGCACTCGCCGACGGTGGCCGAGCTCGCCGCGCACCTCGAGATCACCGAGGACGAGGTGATCGAGGGGCTCGAGGGGGCGCAGGCCTACAGCACCCACAGCCTCGACGCCCAGCTCGGCGACGGCAGCGACGACGGGGTGAGCCTGGCCGACCGGCTCGGGGCGGACGACGTCGACCTCGAGGCGGTGGAGTACCGCGAGTCGCTCAAGCCGCTGCTGGCCGCGCTGCCCTCGCGCGAGCGGCGGATCCTCGCCCTGCGCTTCTTCCACGGCATGACGCAGAGCCAGATCGCGGAGGAGGTCGGGATCTCGCAGATGCACGTGTCGCGGCTGCTGGCCCGCTCGCTGGCCACCCTGCGCGAGGGCATGACGCAGGACGACTGA
- a CDS encoding DUF3761 domain-containing protein, whose product MTKIMTPRTDAIVKVSLALVPVAASLVAWKWPSARKAATVVAVAAAAAPLALPAPEGATALLNDGTYSFARGHGTGSHHGGVKEWL is encoded by the coding sequence ATGACCAAGATCATGACTCCCCGGACTGACGCAATCGTCAAGGTCTCCCTGGCGCTGGTGCCTGTGGCAGCGTCGCTTGTGGCGTGGAAGTGGCCATCGGCGCGCAAGGCAGCGACCGTGGTCGCAGTGGCAGCCGCCGCGGCCCCGCTGGCTTTGCCCGCGCCCGAGGGTGCCACTGCGCTGCTGAACGACGGCACGTACTCGTTCGCGCGGGGCCACGGGACCGGCAGCCACCACGGCGGCGTGAAGGAATGGCTGTGA
- a CDS encoding WhiB family transcriptional regulator, whose protein sequence is MDWRHEAACRDEDPELFFPIGNTGPALMQIEEAKAVCRRCPVMETCLAWALESGQDAGVWGGLSEDERRALKRRNARARAARAGL, encoded by the coding sequence ATGGACTGGCGCCACGAGGCAGCCTGCCGTGACGAGGACCCGGAGCTGTTCTTCCCGATCGGGAACACCGGCCCGGCACTCATGCAGATCGAGGAGGCGAAGGCCGTGTGCCGTCGCTGCCCCGTGATGGAGACGTGCCTGGCCTGGGCCCTCGAGAGCGGCCAGGACGCCGGTGTCTGGGGCGGGCTGTCGGAGGACGAGCGCCGCGCTCTCAAGCGCCGCAACGCCCGCGCCCGCGCAGCCCGCGCAGGCCTGTAG
- a CDS encoding diacylglycerol kinase family lipid kinase, with the protein MRGLLVVNPRATTTSARTREVIVHALSSALDLDVADTTHRRHATALARQARRDGLDVVLTLGGDGTVNEVVNGLLADGPGHDVPTLGTVPGGSANVFARSIGLPEDPVEATGALIESIEHKRSRTIGLGTAAYDGRTRWFLCNAGLGVDAEIVEEMERQRAEGKEATPARYFQTAVRQVLLRTERREPALTVRRAGVADVEGLFLTIIANSSPWTFLGPLPVDPCPHASFDTGLDVFAPRSLAVLHALGHVRQMLVRRPRRYPFGGLLTLHDQSELEVLASRPTSLQIDGEAVGAVASVTFRSRPRALSVLV; encoded by the coding sequence GTGCGTGGTCTGCTGGTGGTCAACCCGAGGGCCACGACCACGAGCGCCCGCACCCGTGAGGTGATCGTCCACGCGCTCTCCTCCGCGCTCGACCTCGACGTCGCCGACACCACCCACCGCCGCCACGCCACCGCGCTGGCCCGGCAGGCGCGCCGCGACGGGCTCGACGTCGTCCTCACGCTCGGCGGCGACGGCACTGTCAACGAGGTGGTCAACGGGCTGCTCGCCGACGGCCCCGGCCACGACGTGCCCACCCTGGGCACCGTCCCCGGCGGCAGCGCCAACGTCTTCGCCCGGTCGATCGGGCTGCCGGAGGACCCGGTCGAGGCCACGGGCGCGCTGATCGAGTCGATCGAGCACAAGCGCTCGCGCACCATCGGCCTGGGCACCGCCGCCTACGACGGACGCACCCGGTGGTTCCTGTGCAACGCGGGCCTCGGCGTCGACGCCGAGATCGTCGAGGAGATGGAGCGCCAGCGGGCCGAGGGCAAGGAGGCCACGCCGGCGCGCTACTTCCAGACCGCCGTGCGCCAGGTGCTGCTGCGCACCGAGCGGCGCGAGCCCGCGCTCACCGTCCGCCGGGCCGGGGTCGCCGACGTCGAGGGCCTGTTCCTCACGATCATCGCCAACTCCTCGCCGTGGACCTTCCTCGGCCCGCTGCCGGTCGACCCCTGCCCGCACGCGTCCTTCGACACCGGGCTCGACGTGTTCGCCCCGCGCAGCCTCGCGGTGCTCCACGCCCTCGGCCACGTGCGGCAGATGCTGGTGCGGCGCCCCCGCCGCTACCCGTTCGGCGGCCTGCTCACCCTGCACGACCAGTCCGAGCTCGAGGTGCTCGCCTCGCGGCCGACGTCGCTGCAGATCGACGGGGAGGCGGTGGGCGCCGTGGCGTCGGTCACGTTCCGTTCGCGCCCCCGCGCGCTCAGCGTGCTCGTGTAG
- a CDS encoding GNAT family N-acetyltransferase: MELRTSPDARAFLAETAAYRAADPVRTNVLGSVATGVAQGRRYESETWYVVEHDGAVAGAALWTEPYRLLVGPMDAAAADALAAGILASGRRPPGVIGPSEVAHRVAASAGWVTAPRMRERLLVLGEFVPAAGVPGEARALGEDDVDLAADWMRRFAEDAGTFLPDPRESVLARLDSFRFWEVDGVPVSMAGHAPLVDYPGGAVARIGPVYTPAEHRRQGYAAAVTSAVVADVLGRASTVMLYTDAANPTSNGVYERLGFAVVAEVADLDVTGP, translated from the coding sequence GTGGAGCTGCGCACCTCGCCCGACGCCCGGGCGTTCCTCGCGGAGACAGCGGCCTACCGCGCCGCCGACCCGGTACGCACCAACGTGCTCGGGTCGGTGGCGACCGGCGTGGCGCAGGGCCGGCGCTACGAGAGCGAGACGTGGTACGTCGTCGAGCACGACGGCGCGGTGGCCGGCGCGGCGCTGTGGACCGAGCCCTACCGCCTGCTCGTCGGGCCCATGGACGCCGCTGCCGCGGACGCGCTCGCGGCGGGGATCCTCGCCTCGGGCCGCCGTCCGCCCGGCGTCATCGGCCCCTCCGAGGTCGCCCACCGGGTCGCCGCGTCGGCCGGCTGGGTCACCGCCCCGCGGATGCGCGAACGGCTGCTCGTGCTCGGCGAGTTCGTCCCGGCCGCCGGGGTGCCCGGCGAAGCCCGGGCGCTCGGCGAGGACGACGTCGACCTCGCCGCCGACTGGATGCGCCGGTTCGCCGAGGACGCCGGGACCTTCCTGCCGGACCCGCGCGAGTCCGTGCTCGCCCGGCTGGACAGCTTCCGCTTCTGGGAGGTCGACGGCGTCCCGGTGTCGATGGCCGGGCACGCGCCCCTCGTGGACTACCCCGGCGGCGCGGTCGCGCGGATCGGGCCGGTCTACACGCCGGCCGAGCACCGCCGGCAGGGCTACGCCGCGGCGGTCACCTCCGCGGTGGTGGCCGACGTCCTCGGGCGCGCGAGCACCGTGATGCTCTACACCGACGCCGCCAACCCCACGAGCAACGGCGTCTACGAGCGGCTCGGCTTCGCCGTGGTCGCCGAGGTCGCCGACCTCGACGTGACAGGACCCTGA
- a CDS encoding acetolactate synthase, whose translation MTDETLHGHGGTHAVAAAAAHGVTTMFTLSGAHVFPLYDAAVGGKEGVASGQAPLRLVDVRHEQTAVFAAEGTAKLTRTPGLAVVTAGPGVTNAVSGITTAHFNGSPLVVLGGRSPDNRWGSGALQELDQPPLLAPVTKHAATVHDPAAVGSAVADAFATAAAPHRGPVFLDVPMDVLFSYADSPAPVAAAPAPQAPDPDDVDEAVRLLAEAAHPVLVLGGDVWAGGAEDAAVRLAEGAGIPVIANGMGRGVLPARHPLLVTRARGAAFAGADVVVVVGTPLDFRLGYGVFGGKDGSAPARVVHVVDAPDQLAAHLELGAGVVGDLGLALDALREGLEHQLRTPSYADWAGHLAGIAAAALDKDADDLRSDRDPIHPARIYGELLPRLAEDAVVIGDGGDFVSYAGRYVEPSRPGGWLDPGPYGCLGTGLGYAVAARVARPSSQVVLLLGDGAAGFSLMDVDTLVRHGLPVVMVVGNNGIWGLEKHPMQFLYSYDVAAELTPGTRYDQVVTALGGGGETVTDPAEVGPALDRAFASGIPYLVNVLTDPAIAYPRSTTGI comes from the coding sequence ATGACGGACGAGACCCTCCACGGCCACGGCGGCACGCACGCGGTGGCGGCCGCCGCCGCGCACGGCGTCACCACGATGTTCACCCTCTCCGGGGCGCACGTGTTCCCGCTCTACGACGCCGCCGTCGGCGGCAAGGAGGGCGTCGCGTCCGGGCAGGCGCCGTTGCGGCTGGTCGACGTGCGCCACGAGCAGACCGCCGTGTTCGCCGCCGAGGGCACCGCCAAGCTCACCCGCACGCCCGGGCTCGCGGTGGTCACCGCGGGTCCCGGCGTCACCAACGCCGTCAGCGGCATCACCACCGCGCACTTCAACGGCTCGCCGCTCGTGGTGCTGGGCGGGCGCTCGCCGGACAACCGCTGGGGCTCCGGGGCGCTCCAGGAGCTCGACCAGCCGCCGCTGCTCGCCCCGGTCACCAAGCACGCGGCGACCGTGCACGACCCCGCTGCGGTCGGGTCCGCGGTCGCCGACGCGTTCGCCACGGCCGCCGCGCCCCACCGCGGGCCGGTGTTCCTCGACGTCCCGATGGACGTGCTCTTCTCCTACGCCGACTCCCCGGCCCCGGTCGCGGCGGCTCCCGCCCCCCAGGCGCCGGACCCCGACGACGTCGACGAGGCGGTGCGGCTGCTCGCCGAGGCCGCGCACCCGGTGCTCGTGCTGGGCGGTGACGTCTGGGCGGGTGGCGCGGAGGACGCCGCCGTGCGCCTGGCCGAGGGGGCCGGCATCCCGGTGATCGCCAACGGCATGGGGCGCGGCGTCCTCCCCGCCCGGCACCCATTGCTGGTCACCCGGGCCCGCGGCGCCGCGTTCGCCGGCGCCGACGTCGTCGTCGTGGTGGGCACGCCGCTGGACTTCCGCCTCGGCTACGGCGTCTTCGGGGGCAAGGACGGGTCCGCGCCGGCGCGCGTGGTGCACGTCGTCGACGCACCGGACCAGCTCGCGGCGCACCTCGAGCTCGGCGCGGGCGTCGTCGGCGACCTCGGGCTCGCCCTCGACGCCCTGCGCGAGGGCCTCGAGCACCAGCTGCGGACGCCGTCGTACGCCGACTGGGCCGGGCACCTCGCCGGCATCGCGGCGGCGGCGCTCGACAAGGACGCCGACGACCTGCGCAGCGACCGCGACCCCATCCACCCGGCCCGCATCTACGGCGAGCTGCTGCCCCGCCTCGCCGAGGACGCCGTCGTCATCGGCGACGGCGGCGACTTCGTCTCCTACGCCGGCAGGTACGTCGAGCCGTCCCGCCCCGGCGGCTGGCTCGACCCCGGCCCCTACGGGTGCCTCGGCACCGGGCTCGGGTACGCAGTGGCGGCGCGCGTCGCCCGGCCCTCCAGCCAGGTGGTGCTGCTGCTCGGCGACGGCGCGGCCGGGTTCTCGCTGATGGACGTCGACACCCTCGTGCGCCACGGGCTGCCCGTGGTGATGGTCGTGGGCAACAACGGCATCTGGGGCCTGGAGAAGCACCCCATGCAGTTCCTGTACTCCTACGACGTGGCGGCCGAGCTGACCCCGGGCACCCGCTACGACCAGGTGGTCACCGCGCTCGGCGGGGGCGGCGAGACGGTCACCGACCCGGCCGAGGTCGGGCCCGCGCTCGACCGCGCGTTCGCCAGCGGGATCCCCTACCTCGTCAACGTGCTCACGGACCCGGCGATCGCCTACCCGCGCTCGACCACCGGGATCTGA
- a CDS encoding GNAT family N-acetyltransferase → MIRELAEYERAAHEVESTEEQLTALLFGGTAHAPGTESTTPSGAPAAYAHVVEHPDAEHGTRLGAFALWFLNTSTWTGTHGVYLEDLYVRPHLRGTGYGTALLRTLAAVCEERGYRRLEWWVLDWNEPALGFYRSIGAVPMDEWTVHRVTGEALTALARGGAVPGAAPQPGDDGDAGAAAR, encoded by the coding sequence ATGATCCGCGAGCTGGCCGAGTACGAGCGCGCGGCGCACGAGGTCGAGTCGACCGAGGAGCAGCTCACGGCGCTGCTGTTCGGCGGCACGGCGCACGCGCCGGGCACGGAGTCCACCACGCCCAGCGGCGCGCCTGCCGCGTACGCGCACGTGGTCGAGCACCCGGACGCCGAACACGGCACCCGCCTGGGGGCGTTCGCGCTGTGGTTCCTCAACACCTCCACGTGGACGGGGACCCACGGGGTCTACCTCGAGGACCTCTACGTGCGCCCCCACCTGCGCGGCACGGGCTACGGCACCGCGCTGCTGCGCACGCTGGCCGCGGTGTGCGAGGAGCGCGGCTACCGCCGGCTCGAGTGGTGGGTGCTGGACTGGAACGAGCCCGCGCTCGGCTTCTACCGCTCGATCGGCGCGGTGCCCATGGACGAGTGGACGGTCCACCGCGTCACCGGGGAGGCGCTGACGGCGCTCGCGCGCGGCGGTGCGGTGCCCGGCGCGGCGCCGCAGCCGGGCGACGACGGCGACGCAGGGGCCGCGGCGCGTTAG